Below is a genomic region from Streptomyces sp. RPA4-2.
CCCGCCAGGACCTGGAACATACTGCCGTCGACGTGGACATCCTCCTTGGGCGCGAGGGCGGCCGCGTTGATGCGCCGCTTGGCGAGTCGCACGGCCGCTTCCGGGAATCCGGCGATGCGCTCGGCGAGCCGCTCCACGTGTGAGGGCAGTTCCTCGTCCGGCAGGGCCTTGTTGACCACACCGATGCGTTCGGCCTCCCGTGCGTCGACGTCCTCCGAGCTCAGGATCATCTGCATGGCCTGGCCGCGGCCGGCGAGCCGCACGAGATGCTGGACGGCGCCCGCACCGGTGAAGACCCCGGTGCCCACCTCGATCTGACCGATGACGGCGCGTTCGAGGGACGCGAACCGCATGTCGCACGCGTACAGGAACTCGGCGCCGGCGCCGCGAGCCCGGCCTTCGAGGAGCGCGATCGTGACGGGACGCGCCTCGCTCAGGCGCCGGAAAAGGGCGCCGAGACTCACG
It encodes:
- a CDS encoding enoyl-CoA hydratase/isomerase family protein; protein product: MPATYSYETIRTELRNGVLWATFDNPPVNLIDERLVTDLVALLDATDTDGDVRVVVFRSADPDFFISHVDLKRIAQYTAAAATSGGPDDVSLGALFRRLSEARPVTIALLEGRARGAGAEFLYACDMRFASLERAVIGQIEVGTGVFTGAGAVQHLVRLAGRGQAMQMILSSEDVDAREAERIGVVNKALPDEELPSHVERLAERIAGFPEAAVRLAKRRINAAALAPKEDVHVDGSMFQVLAGDSAVVARVGALMQRGLQERSHTELELGTVIGEL